TGGGGAAGCTCTGCTACAGTGGGAAAGAGCTCCCCAACTCCCGGATTTTGCAAAGGGTGTCAGATCCGCCCAATGGTCCCTTATCGAGGGCAGGGGACGCACTGCAGCCAGGGCTCTAAGCACCGGGCTCCCTTTGCCTTTGTGCCCCAAACATTTCCTGCAGCCGGCCTTCTCCGCTTGCGCCCATGGCAACGCGCCTAGGCGCCCGCGGGCGCGGATGCTGCTTCTCCCTATTCCAGGCGCCAGAGCCCATCCTTGCCCTCCCCTTATCGCCCGCTGGTGTCGGCCCGAATCCACTTCCCAAGGGGCAAGCCCCCAAGGGCAAGTCCGTGCACCTGGGAGCCCTGCGCTCTGACTAGTTGGGTTCATTTCCCGCATTTCCAGCAGCGTTCCAGACGGTGCCCAGCAGCGTCTGTCTTGGAGCGGGAACCCAGGAACTGAGGATCGGAGATGTCCGCTGGCTCCGACCATCCCCACACGTGATGCCCAAGCGGGGCCGCTGTGGGGTGGGATCTCCACCTGAGTCCGCCTGGCGCCCCCGCCAACTCCGATCAGGTACCCATTTGCCCCGGGCTCCCTGGGTGCCCTGGCCCTAGCCCAGCCCCATGCCCCCGCCTGGCCCACCTGGCCATTCTTGCAGAGGTCTGCCCACATACTGGTGCCGTCGCCGCCGCGCATGAGGACATGGTAGGTGAAAAAGTAGGTGCCGGGAATGTTGCACGTAAACTTGCCGCTGGCCGCGTCGTagttgttgcctaggttggtgacCACGTCGTCAAACTTGAGTACCTCGTAACCCTCGTGGGGGTTCTTGAGGCCGGCGTAGAAGGCCACGCGCGGCACCGTGGTGTAGGTGGCAGTGCTGATGGCGCCGCTGCCCCCCGCGCCCGGAAGCCCTGGAGGGCCCGGTTTGCCTGGCTCACCCTTCTCCCCCGGCGGCCCCACAGGGCCGGGAGGACCTGGGTCCCCGGGAGGCCCCGGAGGGCCGGGCTTGCCGGTGCGGCCCGGCTTCCCCTGGGGGCCCTGCACCAGCGTGGAAGGCGGGGGCGCGCCGCTCTGCTCGCTCAGGGCGTCGCCGCCGTCGGTCCGCGCGCCGGCGCCGGGGCCCCGCGCGGGGTAGGGGTCGCACACCATGCGGCAGGTGCCCAGCATCTCATAGTGGCCGTCCGGGCCGCCCGAGCTCACCAGCACGGGGATGAGCACCACCAGCACCAGCAGCATCACCACGCCCGCGGCGGCCGCTAGCAGCGTCTTTCGGCCCGCGCGGAGCCTGGGGAGCGCCGGGCCGCCCGGCCGCGCCGTCGGGGCAATGGTGCCGGCGGGCAGGGGGCGCGGGCTAGGCGCCCGCGCTCAACGGCGGTCCGGCGGGGCTGCGGGCATGGGGCCGGGCCCGGGGCGCCGCGCTGCGCTGGCTGCGCTGCGGAGCCCAGCCGCC
The sequence above is drawn from the Symphalangus syndactylus isolate Jambi chromosome 20, NHGRI_mSymSyn1-v2.1_pri, whole genome shotgun sequence genome and encodes:
- the C1QL1 gene encoding C1q-related factor, translated to MLLVLVVLIPVLVSSGGPDGHYEMLGTCRMVCDPYPARGPGAGARTDGGDALSEQSGAPPPSTLVQGPQGKPGRTGKPGPPGPPGDPGPPGPVGPPGEKGEPGKPGPPGLPGAGGSGAISTATYTTVPRVAFYAGLKNPHEGYEVLKFDDVVTNLGNNYDAASGKFTCNIPGTYFFTYHVLMRGGDGTSMWADLCKNGQVRASAIAQDADQNYDYASNSVILHLDAGDEVFIKLDGGKAHGGNSNKYSTFSGFIIYSD